TGGAGGGGCTCACCGTCACGCCCAGCGGACGGTGGGTGTGGGCGGCGATGGAGGGACCGCTGTACCAGGACGGGCCGCTGCCCTCGGACACCGAGGGCGCGCTCACCCGCATCACCCGGTTCGATCCGGACACCGGGGCCGCGACCGCGCAGTACGCGTACCCGCTGGACGCGGTGTCCGCCGGGCCGGGCGGGGACAATGGGGTGTCCGCCCTGGTCGCCCTGGAGGATGCGACCTTCGTGGTGGTCGAGCGCGGTTTCGCCGGACGTAACAGCGTGCGGCTCTACCGCGCCGAGGTGGCCGATGCGGACAACCTGCTGGATCTGCCCGCGCTCGCCGACCATCAGGTGCGCCCGATGCCGAAGACCCTGCTGGCCGATCTGACCATGACGCCAGGTCTGACCCGGCTCGACAACATCGAGGGCATCACGCTGGGGCCGACATTGCCGGACGGACGTCGCGCCGTGGTGCTGATCAGTGACGACAACTTCTCGCCGACGCAGGTCACTCAGGTGCTGGCCTTCGCGATGTGAAATACCAAACCGCGAAAGCGATGCTGAGGGGATAGAAGTTCGGGTGGCCGCGGACCCCGATCGCGGTAACCTGAGGCCTTCGGTGATCCCCAGGCCAAGGGCGGACGAGCATGGTCGACGAACCTGCGAACGCGTGCGACATCGACGAACTGCGTGGCCTGTTCCTCTTCGAAGGCCTCACCGACGAGCAACTCGAACGGCTGTGCGGCAACGGGACGGTGACGACCCTGCCCGCCGGACTGCTCTGCCGCGAAGGCGCGCCGGCGACGCACTTCTACGTCCTGCTCGACGGTGAGATCCTGCTGTCGAAGCGCACCGGCAACCGCGACATCGAGATGTGGACGACGTCGCAGCGGGGGGCGTACTGCGGCGCGTGGTCGGCGTTCCTCCCCGACGACGACGTCCGCTACGAGCTCAACGTCAACGTGACCCGGCCGTCACGGCTGCTGGTGATCGATGCCGCCACACTGGGCGCCTTCCTGCGCACCGAGTTCCCGATGGCAACCCACCTGCTGGTCGGACACTCCCACGGGCGACTGAACGCCGGCCGCATCATCGGCCCGCACGAGCGTCTTGTGCAGCTCGGGCAACTGACCGCCGGGCTCACCCACGAACTGAACAATCCGGCCGCGGCCGCCGTCCGCGCCGCCTCCGCGCTACGGTCCCGAATCGCCGAAACACGTCAGCGGCGCGCCGAAGTGGGCGCCGACACCGCGCTTCTCGAGTTGCACGACCGGGTGGCCGAGGTGGCCGCCAAGCCGACCGATCTGACCACGGTGCAAAAGTCCCACCTGGAAGAGGCGCTCGGGGGATGGCTCGACGCCCACGGGGTCACTGACGCGTGGGATCACGCCGCCACCTTCGCCGACGCCGGCATCGACATCGACTGGCTGGAGCGGATCTCGGCGTCCGGATGTGGCGAGACGCCGGCCGCGCTGGACGCAGCGGTCCGATCGCTGAGCGCCACCGCGGAGACCGAACTGCTGCTCACCGAGATCGCCGACGCGACGAAGCGCATCTCGGTGCTCGTCGACCAGGTCAAGCAGTACTCGCAACTGGACCGCGCCCCCTTCGACGTCACCGACATCCACGAATTGCTCGACAGCACGCTGGCGATGCTGTCGCACCGGCTCGGACCCGGTGTCACGGTCGTGCGCGACTTCGACCACGGTCTGCCCGGCGTGCCCTGTTACGCCGCCGAGCTCAACCAGGTGTGGACCAACCTCATCAACAACGCCCTCGACGCCATGCCGTCGGGAGTGCTCACGCTGCGCACCCGCCGCGAGCGGGACACCGTGCGCGTCGAGGTGTGCGACACCGGACCAGGCATCCCCGACGACGTGTTGCCGCGGGTGTTCGACCCCTTCTTCACCACCAAACCTTTCGGTGAGGGTGCGGGACTCGGCCTCGACATCGCGGTCCGCAGCGTCGACCGGCATGGCGGCAGACTGTGGGCCGAGTCGACCCCCGGGGACACCCGGTTCATCACGACGCTGCCGCTGACCGTCCAGCCCGGCTGAGCCTCGGTCGCGTCACCTGGCACAGTGGACTTCTGTGACGAAGCGAGCGCTGGTGCTGGCCGGTGGGGGTATCGCGGGCATCGCGTGGGAGACCGGAGTGCTGCGCGGCATCGCCGACGAAGCGCCCGACACCGCGCGGGCACTGCTGGGCGCTGAGATCCTGGTGGGCACGTCGGCCGGGTCCACGGTGGCCGCGCAGATCGGCAGCGGTCTCGGCATCGAGGCGCTCTACGACCGGCAGCTGGTGACGACGTCGGCCGAGATCGACCCCGGGGTCAGCATCGAGACGATCACCGGTGTCTTCCTCGCCGCGATGAGTGATCCGGACGCGAATGTCACCAAGAAGACGATCACCGAGAAGTTGCGACGCATCGGGGAGATCGCACTGTCGACGCCGACCGTCGCCGAGGACGTGCGCCGCGCGGTGATCGAACAACGCCTGCCCAGCCATGAATGGCCCGACCGTGACCTGCGAGTGACGGCAATCGACACGGCCAAAGGCGAACTGGTCACCTTCGACCGGTCCTCGGGGGTCAGCCTGGTCGACGCCGTCGCCGCCAGCTGTGCCGTGCCGGGAGTGTGGCCGCCGGTGACGATCGGGCCGCGGCGATTCATGGACGGCGGTGTCGGCAGCACCGTCAACATGGGGGTCGCCGCGGACTGCGACGCCGCGGTGGCCCTCGTGCCGTCCGGCCGGTCGTCGCCGTCCCCGTTCGGTAGCGGGGCCGTCGCCGAGGTGGACGGATTCGCCGCCCCGACGTTCGGCATCTTCGCCGACGACGAGGCGCTCGCCGCGTTCGGCCCGAATCCGCTCGACCCGGCGTGCCGGGTACCGTCCGCGGAGGCCGGCAGGGCGCAGGGCCGACGGGTGGCCGCCGACGTCGCCGGCTTCTTCTCAGGGCTGCAGTAGCGGGGTGAACGCCGGCTGGTCGAACTGGTCGAGCGCCTGGACGGCCAACTCCCTGCCTAACTCGATGACCTCGGCCGCGCGGTGGAAATCCAAACTGCGACAAGCGGATCGGGGTACCTCGATGAGCAGGTCGGGCGGATAGGCCGCCAGCGTGTGGCGGGCCAGCGCCGCCTGCGCAATGTCGATGGTGCGGTTCATCACCTCGAAGCTGCCCAGCCTCGGCACCGTCACCTCTTTGGCGGAGTCGACGAGTTGGTCGGCGCTGCTGTTCGATTCGATCTGGTCACCGAACTCACCGACCTCACCGTCCCCGTCGGCGGTGGTGCCGAAGCGGTTGAGCATGGACCGCACCGCCGGGGTGTCGAGCACCGTGCGCGCCGACTTCGAATCCAGCATCGCAGATGTGCTGCGCAGCAACCGGTTCATCCAGTCGGCCGTCGAGGTCGCGTCACCGTCGACGGGCTCGGTGCCGCCGGTCTCGCTGCCGCCCAGGCTCACCGCGATCGTGAGGTCGGCATTCACTGCGGCGACCGGCGCCATCGGCAACGGGTCGAGGATCCCGCCGTCGGCGAGTAACCGGCCGTCGAGCACATGCGGGGTGATGACGCCGGGGATCGCGATCGACGCGCGAATCGCCGCGTCCACCGGACCGCGCTGCAGCCACACCGACCGGCCGGCGATCAGATCCGTCGTGACGGCTGTGTACGGCACCGGCAGGTCTTCGATGCAGACCTCGCCGAGGACCTCACGCACGGCGTCGAGGATCTTCTCCGCCCGCAACACCCCGGCCGCGGCGATCGAGGGATCCAGCAGGCGCAGTACCGCGCGCTGGGTCAGCGATCTGGCCCACTCGGCGTACTCGTCGAGCTTGCCCGCCGCCTGCAGGCCCCCCACCAGCGCGCCCATCGACGAGCCCGAGATGCCGACGATCTCGTAGCCCCGCGACCGCAGTTCGTCGATGACCCCGATGTGCGCGTAGCCGCGGGCACCGCCACTGCCGAGCACCAGGGCGACGCGTTTGCTCATGGCGTTATCTTGCGCCGCGTTTTGCGCAGCGTGAACGAAACCTCATCCGCACAGTCCGTCTGCGGCCGCCTCGACGGCGACGATGACCGCCGCCTGACGCGCCGGCTGCAGCTGGGACCACGGCGTCCCGAAGGTGCCCGGGCCCGCCGCATCGGACTTCTGGATCTCCGCGAGATAGGGTTCCACCTGCGCTTTGAGGTCGCCGCCACGCTCGTTCATCCACGTCTTGGCCGCGTCGCAGGCCTGGAAGTACTCCTCTTCGGTGGACTCGGCCGGGGCGCCCACCGCCGTCGTCACCCCGCCAGGGGAGGTGCCCACCTCACCGGGCGCCGCCGTGCGGGCTGCCGTGGTCGTCGTCGACGCTGTGGCCTGCGGCGACGTCTGGGTCGACGAGGGTTGCGCACCCTCGCCACCGCCGTCGGAGCAACCGGTCAGGGCCAGGACACCGGTGACGGCGACGGCCGCGGAGAAGCGGGGAAGGCGTCTGCGCATGGGGTCAATCTATGCAACACTGGCCGCCGTGACGGAGCGGACCGTGTTTGTGGAGTGTTGTCGGGCCTGACGCCCACCCCCAGACCCGTCTGCCCTCTTGGAGTTCTCGTCATGTCTGTCCACACCCTCTCGTCGCCCGTTTCTGCCGTTCCCGCGGTCTCCGCGCCCACCCGGCTTCGTCTCCCCGACCTCCTGCACGCCACCGACCGCGGTGCCGACGCCGTACTCAGCGGACGCTTCGACCACCTACTGCCCCGCGGCGGCGTGCCCGGCGACGACCGTTGGTACACGAGGCTGCACGGCGACGACGAACTCGACATCTGGCTGATCAGCTGGGTGCCCGACCGGTCGACCGAACTGCACGACCACGGCGGGTCCCTCGGCGCGCTCACCGTCGTGTCCGGCTCGCTCGCCGAAACCCGTTGGGACGGGGACGGTTTGCGACGGCGCGAGCTCGCGGCGGGGGATCAGGCCGCGTTCCCGCTCGGCTGGGTGCACGATGTGGTGTGGGCGCCGGATGCTGCGCTTGGTTCGACGCTGACCGGACCGACCCTGAGCGTGCACGCCTACTCGCCGCCGCTGACCGCGATGTCCTACTACGAGGTCACCGAGCGGCAGACGTTGCGCCGCAGCCGCACCGAACTCACCGACACACCGGAGGGATGACCGCGTGACAAGCCGCATCGATAAGGTCCTCGACGCCGCCAGAGCCAGATTGCAGCGCATGCCCGCGGCCGCGGTGCCCGGCGCGCTCGCGCGTGGCGCGCTGCTCGTCGACATCCGCCCGCAGGCGCAGCGTGCTGCCGAAGGCGGGGTGCCTGCCGCGATGGTGATCGAACGCAACGTGCTCGAGTGGCGATGCGACCCGACCAGCGACGCCCGGCTGCCCGAGGCCGTCGACGACGACGTCGAGTGGGTGGTGCTGTGCTCGGAGGGCTACACGTCCAGCCTCGCCGCCGCGTCGCTGCTCGACCTCGGCCTGCACCGCGCCACCGACGTCGTCGGCGGCTACCGCGCGCTGAAGGCCGAAGGCGTTCTGCTCTAACCGTCGGAGTGCAGCAGCGGCCGCAGCCGCTCGGTCTTCTCCGGCGTCCACCCCGGCGGCTGCAGCACCGCCGCCCACCCGTTGGCGACGTCCTTGACGTAGACGTGGCCGTGACCGTCCGGTACGTCGATGGCCACCGCCATATCGGCCGACACCTGCAGGAACGTCACCACCGGGATCCACTTCATCCGCGCGGTCCGGTCGTAACCCGGCGGCTCGTGGAGCCAGTCCGGCCGAGCGAACAACAGGTCGGGATTCCACCAGGCGATCGGGTCGGAGGCATGCTGCAGATACACCACTCGTGGTGCACCCCAAGGATTTTCGGGACGTCCGAGGTCCTCCGGGCGGTCGACGAAGCGGACGTTCTCGCCGTCGTCGTAGATCGGCAGCCATTG
Above is a window of Mycolicibacterium baixiangningiae DNA encoding:
- a CDS encoding patatin-like phospholipase family protein, which translates into the protein MTKRALVLAGGGIAGIAWETGVLRGIADEAPDTARALLGAEILVGTSAGSTVAAQIGSGLGIEALYDRQLVTTSAEIDPGVSIETITGVFLAAMSDPDANVTKKTITEKLRRIGEIALSTPTVAEDVRRAVIEQRLPSHEWPDRDLRVTAIDTAKGELVTFDRSSGVSLVDAVAASCAVPGVWPPVTIGPRRFMDGGVGSTVNMGVAADCDAAVALVPSGRSSPSPFGSGAVAEVDGFAAPTFGIFADDEALAAFGPNPLDPACRVPSAEAGRAQGRRVAADVAGFFSGLQ
- a CDS encoding lipoprotein LpqV produces the protein MRRRLPRFSAAVAVTGVLALTGCSDGGGEGAQPSSTQTSPQATASTTTTAARTAAPGEVGTSPGGVTTAVGAPAESTEEEYFQACDAAKTWMNERGGDLKAQVEPYLAEIQKSDAAGPGTFGTPWSQLQPARQAAVIVAVEAAADGLCG
- a CDS encoding rhodanese-like domain-containing protein yields the protein MPAAAVPGALARGALLVDIRPQAQRAAEGGVPAAMVIERNVLEWRCDPTSDARLPEAVDDDVEWVVLCSEGYTSSLAAASLLDLGLHRATDVVGGYRALKAEGVLL
- a CDS encoding ATP-binding protein, whose protein sequence is MVDEPANACDIDELRGLFLFEGLTDEQLERLCGNGTVTTLPAGLLCREGAPATHFYVLLDGEILLSKRTGNRDIEMWTTSQRGAYCGAWSAFLPDDDVRYELNVNVTRPSRLLVIDAATLGAFLRTEFPMATHLLVGHSHGRLNAGRIIGPHERLVQLGQLTAGLTHELNNPAAAAVRAASALRSRIAETRQRRAEVGADTALLELHDRVAEVAAKPTDLTTVQKSHLEEALGGWLDAHGVTDAWDHAATFADAGIDIDWLERISASGCGETPAALDAAVRSLSATAETELLLTEIADATKRISVLVDQVKQYSQLDRAPFDVTDIHELLDSTLAMLSHRLGPGVTVVRDFDHGLPGVPCYAAELNQVWTNLINNALDAMPSGVLTLRTRRERDTVRVEVCDTGPGIPDDVLPRVFDPFFTTKPFGEGAGLGLDIAVRSVDRHGGRLWAESTPGDTRFITTLPLTVQPG
- a CDS encoding patatin-like phospholipase family protein; amino-acid sequence: MSKRVALVLGSGGARGYAHIGVIDELRSRGYEIVGISGSSMGALVGGLQAAGKLDEYAEWARSLTQRAVLRLLDPSIAAAGVLRAEKILDAVREVLGEVCIEDLPVPYTAVTTDLIAGRSVWLQRGPVDAAIRASIAIPGVITPHVLDGRLLADGGILDPLPMAPVAAVNADLTIAVSLGGSETGGTEPVDGDATSTADWMNRLLRSTSAMLDSKSARTVLDTPAVRSMLNRFGTTADGDGEVGEFGDQIESNSSADQLVDSAKEVTVPRLGSFEVMNRTIDIAQAALARHTLAAYPPDLLIEVPRSACRSLDFHRAAEVIELGRELAVQALDQFDQPAFTPLLQP
- a CDS encoding cysteine dioxygenase; protein product: MSVHTLSSPVSAVPAVSAPTRLRLPDLLHATDRGADAVLSGRFDHLLPRGGVPGDDRWYTRLHGDDELDIWLISWVPDRSTELHDHGGSLGALTVVSGSLAETRWDGDGLRRRELAAGDQAAFPLGWVHDVVWAPDAALGSTLTGPTLSVHAYSPPLTAMSYYEVTERQTLRRSRTELTDTPEG